The Intrasporangium calvum DSM 43043 sequence TACTCGATGGACGTGCGCTTCGGCAGCGAGGCGGAGCCGACCCGCGAGGGCGTCTTCTCCATCACCTGGAAGAAGGTCGACGTCATCTCGAACCTCTATGGCAGCGCGATGCCCTACTCGATGTTCTTCAGCGGCGGCCAGGCGATCCACTACTCGGCCGACTTCGCGGCCAACGGCTACAACGGCTCGTCGCACGGCTGCGTCAACGTCCGGAACATGACCCTGCTCAAGCAGCTCTACAACACCGCGCCGGTCGGGACCAAGGTCGTCGTCCACTGGTGAGCCGTGCTCGCTCGGGACCCCTCGCGACAGCCCGACCGCCCGGGAGTTCCGGAGCGCGGTCGGGCTCGTCGTAGTCTGAGGGCGACCCTGGACGCCCCGGGGTCCCGAGGCGAGGAGGTCCGATGCTCAAGGTTGGTTGGAAGGCTTCGGCGGAGCAGTTCGGCCCCCGGGAACTCGTCGACCACACGGTCCGAGCTGAGCAGCTCGGATTCGACTCGGTCTTCATCTCGGACCACTTCCAGCCCTGGCGCCACCGTGCGGGCCACGCGCCGTTCGCGATGTCCTGGCTCGCCGCCGCCGGAGAGCGGACCGAGCGCGTCACCCTGGGCACGTCGGTCATGACGCCGACGTTCCGGTACAACCCGGCCGTCGTGGCCCAGGCCTTCGGCACCTTGGGTGCACTCAACCCCGGCCGCATCATCCTCGGTATCGGCACCGGTGAGGCGCTCAACGAGGTCGCGGTCGGAGCCGCCGGATCGCCGTGGCCGGAGTTCAAGGAGCGCTTCGCCCGCCTGCGTGAGGCGGTCACCCTGATGCGTCGACTCTGGACCGAGGAACGCGTCACCTTCGAGGGCGACTACTACCGGACGCACGACGCGACGATCTACGACCGCCCCGCCGAGCCGATCCCCGTCTACGTCGCGGCAGGGGGGCCGCTGGTCGCGCGCTACGCGGGCCGGTCCGGCGACGGGTTCATCTGCACGTCGGGCAAGGGCCGCGAGCTCTATGCCGACCAGCTGCTGCCTGCCGTGGACGAGGGCCTGAGCAGGTCGAGCCGGACCCGCGACGACATCGACCGGATGATCGAGATCAAGCTCTCCTACGACCGCGACCCCGGCGCCGCGCTGCACAACGTCCGCTTCTGGGCGCCACTGTCACTCACCGCCGAGCAGAAGCACGGGGTCCACGACCCTGTGGAGATGGAGCGGCTCGCCGACGAGCTCTCCGACGAGCAGGTCGCCAAGCGCTGGATCGTCACGAGTGACCCGGGCGAGGCGGTCGAGCAGATCCGGCAGTACGTCGACCTCGGCTTCAACCACCTCGTGGTGCACGCGCCCGGGGACGACCAGGCGCGCTTCCTCGACCAGTTCAGCGCAGACGTCCTACCGGGCCTGCGCGGTCTCTGACGCGGACGCCAACTGGGCTGCGGGTCGGCGGGACGAAAAGGAACAAGGCCCGGATCCTCGGGATCCGGGCCTTGTCACGTGGTAGCCCCGACGGGATTCGAACCCGCGCTACCGCCTTGAGAGGGCGGCGTGCTAGGCCGCTACACAACGGGGCCACGCGCTGCGCCGAGCGACTCGGCACTCGGAGAACCTTACCGTGCCGGCGTGATTTCTCCGAATCGGCCCCCGGCCCTCGAGGGGCCGAATGACCAAGCTGGGGTACCAGGACTCGAACCTAGAACGACTGAACCAGAATCAGCTGTGTTGCCAATTACACCATACCCCAAGGGGTATCACTCCCGGAGCGCGCCCGAGGGCCTTCTGCGAGGTGAACCGAGAGGGAATACTACCGGTCCCCTGCTGCGGCCCCAAATCGGCTCCCCGGGTCTCCAGGGACCGCAGTGACCGCAGTGACCGCCGGGACCGCGAGGACCCCCGTGATCTCGGCGAGCGACCTGACCCGCGCCACCGTGGGCGTGGAGGCCGGCCCCCGGGGTGACGCACCCGCGGACGCGGAGTCGACGGCCGGGGCCGTGTCGGGACGGTCGAGCCAGATCCCCCGCAGACCCGCCCGGATCGCTCCCAGCACGTCCCACTCGAGGCTGTCACCG is a genomic window containing:
- the fgd gene encoding glucose-6-phosphate dehydrogenase (coenzyme-F420); this translates as MLKVGWKASAEQFGPRELVDHTVRAEQLGFDSVFISDHFQPWRHRAGHAPFAMSWLAAAGERTERVTLGTSVMTPTFRYNPAVVAQAFGTLGALNPGRIILGIGTGEALNEVAVGAAGSPWPEFKERFARLREAVTLMRRLWTEERVTFEGDYYRTHDATIYDRPAEPIPVYVAAGGPLVARYAGRSGDGFICTSGKGRELYADQLLPAVDEGLSRSSRTRDDIDRMIEIKLSYDRDPGAALHNVRFWAPLSLTAEQKHGVHDPVEMERLADELSDEQVAKRWIVTSDPGEAVEQIRQYVDLGFNHLVVHAPGDDQARFLDQFSADVLPGLRGL